The window GCGCAAAATTAATCAAACCTCATCAAGTGTTAAGAAATAATAACAATTGCCACGACGAAATATACTATTTTTATTGAGATAATAAAACACCAGAAAATGTAGTATGGTGGGGATGAATCTCGCCAGAAGCGTAGTCGTCGGCAACCCATACTTTGTCACCTTCGTTCAGACGAACTATATCGTGATTAGCTGCATTTTGGTATCCAGCATTGATAGCGGTGGCCACAGCATAGGACCAACGACGGGTTGCACCATTTACAACGAAAGAAATTTGTGTTTGGTGACCTTGGTCTACCATGACATTCCACATGAATAAATACAGTCCAGATTTTGGACAGGTGAATATACCTGTACCACCATTAAAAGCATTTCCTTCGTTCATGGTGACCCTCTCGAAAGGAATTACTGCACCATGAACAAGTTTGTCAACGGAGTGGTTGATGTATGCTGAAAAGGCCACTGGGGTTGTCGGATTAACtgggaaaataaaaacaatcgtATATTATTAAGTTAAACAGGTGTAGACATCGGTACATATAATGATTTGTCTTGCTAAATAGATTTGTGTTTAAGATTATCTAATGCAGTATATTTGTGTCAATATCCGATCAACTAAACAGAGAATAAACTTTATCCAATGAATACTGGGGGGAAACTTAATACAGATTACGTACTAATTTTTCTTCTATGCCAACACACTTTTATGTGTAATATTTTTGCATATTTgctttaaaattagaatttaaagctgattttgtttttttttgtttgtaattgtAAAATTCTTAACAATATCAATAGTTATATGCATTGTCCTCGTACTAATATTAACCAAGCATCAATCACTAAGGCGAGCAATGTGTTGAATTTTCATATCAATATCGACATTTTATCTCAATACAACAATGTTAGGAATGATCTTACAAGTAAGGTTATAGATTCTTAAGACTGTA of the Mytilus galloprovincialis chromosome 8, xbMytGall1.hap1.1, whole genome shotgun sequence genome contains:
- the LOC143043197 gene encoding complement C1q-like protein 4 codes for the protein MTVRNLFLIGLFGICSSSEESKNQQLLDRIEALERTQTELMHVVERLSKSDSCAKALSAKCNGIDLTHLNKRLEVNPTTPVAFSAYINHSVDKLVHGAVIPFERVTMNEGNAFNGGTGIFTCPKSGLYLFMWNVMVDQGHQTQISFVVNGATRRWSYAVATAINAGYQNAANHDIVRLNEGDKVWVADDYASGEIHPHHTTFSGVLLSQ